One segment of Vibrio mimicus DNA contains the following:
- a CDS encoding DUF3305 domain-containing protein — protein sequence MAEQTSPESLADSIHSKTDSAWPLACNLEPRSVSRGRWQTTQWVLHSFGLTPEAQSQYVATLQLYRDERTDYRFNLSSQAPKLFFVAEDPIEDQPLKIVQLTASQAVASRYMDSDYLVLSADMPLPVQAWMEAYIGRHGELLEIRRKKREGAGRSCGN from the coding sequence ATGGCTGAACAAACTTCTCCTGAATCCTTAGCGGATAGCATTCATAGCAAAACCGATAGCGCTTGGCCGCTCGCTTGCAACCTTGAGCCGCGCTCGGTCTCGCGTGGCCGTTGGCAAACCACCCAGTGGGTGTTACACAGTTTCGGTTTAACGCCAGAGGCACAGAGTCAATATGTCGCAACACTGCAACTGTATCGCGATGAGCGAACCGACTATCGCTTTAACCTCAGTTCACAAGCGCCCAAACTGTTTTTTGTTGCGGAAGATCCGATTGAAGATCAACCGCTTAAAATTGTGCAATTGACCGCATCGCAAGCCGTCGCCAGCCGTTATATGGATAGCGATTATCTGGTGCTCTCTGCCGATATGCCACTGCCGGTACAGGCGTGGATGGAAGCCTATATTGGCCGCCACGGTGAGTTGCTTGAAATCCGCCGTAAGAAACGTGAAGGAGCGGGGAGGTCTTGTGGCAACTGA